In Oxyura jamaicensis isolate SHBP4307 breed ruddy duck chromosome 11, BPBGC_Ojam_1.0, whole genome shotgun sequence, a genomic segment contains:
- the RHPN2 gene encoding rhophilin-2: MTDALPPRGCQAAEPAEDSYFRKGCNPLAETGRSKLQNQRAVLNQQILRAVRMRAGAENLLRATTNNKVREQVLLELSFVNSDLQILKEELEGLNISVEVYQNTEETFSIPLVPLGLKETKEVDFTLPLKDFILEHYSEDSSEYEDEIADLMDLRQACRTPSRDEAGIEMLISYFLQLGYVENRFFPPTRHMGVLFTWYDSFTGVPVCQQNLLLEKASILFNIGALYTQIGTRCNRQTQNGLENAVDAFQRAAGVLNYLKETFTHTPSYDMSPAMLNVLVKMMLAQAQECAFEQISLPGIRNEFFTLVKMTQEVAKVGEVYMMVNTAMTQEPVKENIPYSWSKLVQIKSDHYRALAHYFVATILCDHELQSSDDEDQQEKALSQLYDYMPEGLMARTVLKDKVQRKQLGKAHLRKAVVYHEEALRVCGLCKKLRNIDVLQEVLTAAHKRSLLKYAQQEQEDDFLSLIQTPDILPKTEHKVETITPQFSKVKVKDFFHRLGPLSVFSAKQRWTAPRTIRFHCEAGELGFSLKGGSPVQIYCLDPACSAASMGLKEGDYIVSVGGVDCKWLGVNEVLEKFKSVGEQPIEFEVISCQDTTASMHSKSATYSVGMQKTYSLICLAMEEDKIDQTKKAPLKLPFLSWGTKNRQKAASTLCLPSAVAGSSQTKKKLSPFALLNTESSLY, from the exons ATGACGGACGCCCTGCCGCCCCGCGGCTGCCAGGCGGCGGAGCCAGCAGAGGACAGCTACTTTCGGAAG GGATGTAATCCTCTTGCTGAGACTGGTCGAAGCAAACTACAGAATCAAAGAGCTGTCCTAAACCAACAGATCTTGAGAGCAGTAAGAATGAGAGCTGGTGCTGAAAATCTTTTACG GGCTACCACCAACAACAAAGTACGAGAACAGGTACTACTGGAACTAAGTTTTGTAAACTCGGACCTGCAGATCTTAAAGGAGGAATTAGAAGGACTTAACATCTCAGTAGAAGTTTATCAAAATACAGA AGAGACTTTCAGCATTCCCTTGGTACCTCTCGGCCTGAAGGAAACCAAAGAAGTAGACTTTACACTCCCCCTCAAG gattttattCTGGAACATTATAGTGAAGACAGTTCTGAGTATGAAGACGAAATAGCAGATCTCATGGATCTGAGACAA GCTTGCCGCACTCCTAGCCGAGACGAAGCTGGCATTGAGATGTTGATAAGCTATTTCCTTCAACTCGGTTATGTAGAAAACAGATTCTTCCCACCTACCAGGCACATGGGAGTTTTATTTACATG GTATGATTCTTTCACGGGTGTTCCAGTGTGTCAGCAAAATCTGTTGCTTGAAAAAGCTAGCATTTTGTTCAACATTGGAGCCCTCTACACCCAGATTGGAACAAGATGCAATCGTCAGACCCAGAATGGGCTTGAAAATGCTGTTGATGCttttcagagagctgcag GAGTCCTGAACTACTTGAAGGAGACCTTTACTCACACACCAAGTTATGACATGAGCCCAGCGATGCTGAATGTACTGGTAAAAATGATGCTTGCTCAAGCTCAAGAGTGTGCTTTTGAGCAGATCAGCCTTCCTGGAATACGCAATGAGTTTTTCACGCTAGTGAAGATGACACAGGAAGTTGCCAAG gTGGGAGAGGTTTACATGATGGTTAACACTGCAATGACTCAGGAACCAGTCAAAGAGAATATCCCTTATTCCTGGTCTAAACTGGTACAAATAAAATCAGACCACTACAGAGCTCTGGCACATTACTTCGTTGCCACCATTTTGTGTGACCATGAAT TGCAGTCCAGTGATGATGAAGATCAGCAGGAAAAAGCCCTGTCCCAGTTGTATGACTACATGCCAGAAGGACTGATGGCTCGCACTGTTTTAAAGGACAAAGTTCAGAGAAAACAATTAG GGAAAGCACATTTACGCAAAGCTGTTGTTTACCACGAAGAAGCTCTAAGAGTCTGTGGTTTGTGCAAAAAGCTTCGGAACATTGATGTTCTTCAGGAGGTTCTGACAGCTGCACATAAGCGCTCACTTCTCAAATAtgctcagcaggagcaggaagatGACTTTCTCAGTCTAATCCAGACTCCAGATATCCTTC CTAAAACGGAGCATAAAGTAGAAACAATTACTCCTCAGTTTTCCAAGGTGAAAGTGAAAGACTTCTTTCACAGACTG GGCCCACTGTCAGTGTTCTCGGCCAAGCAGAGATGGACGGCTCCACGTACCATTCGTTTCCACTGTgaagcaggagagctgggatTCAGTCTTAAAGGAGGCTCACCCGTACAGATTTATTGTCTTGATCCAGCTTGCTCTGCAGCA TCAATGGGCCTAAAAGAAGGTGATTACATTGTTTCAGTTGGTGGTGTGGATTGTAAATGGCTTGGAGTGAATGAGGTGCTGGAAAAATTCAAAAGTGTGGGAGAGCAGCCCATTGAGTTTGAGGTTATCAGTTGCCAAGATACAACAGCATCTATG CATAGTAAGAGTGCAACGTATTCTGTGGGAATGCAGAAGACATACTCCCTAATCTGTTTAGCCATGGAAGAAGATAAGATTGATCAGACCAAGAAAGCCCCACTGAAACTGCCTTTTCTAAGTTGGGGAACTAAAAATAGACAGAAAGCTGCAagcaccctctgccttccttctgctgtggcTGGAAGTTCTCAAACTAAGAAGAAGCTTTCTCCTTTCGCACTTCTGAATACAGAAAGTTCATTGTACTGA